In Musa acuminata AAA Group cultivar baxijiao chromosome BXJ3-9, Cavendish_Baxijiao_AAA, whole genome shotgun sequence, a single genomic region encodes these proteins:
- the LOC135650018 gene encoding cyclin-H1-1-like, with protein MADFQTSTHRSRWIFSPQELLEKREAANQRATKSLEQFGVTRLEVHLDGSVSYAEPILDQKDNAERSLPKPLNCEEEQHMRIFYEQKIQEVCLAFKFPHKIQATAIMYFKRFYLQWSVMEHHPKHIMLTCIYASCKVEENHVSAEELGKGIQQDHQIILNNEMVVYQSLGFDLIVYAPYRSVEGFIEDMQEFCHARDEEQEKFKNFLQTANAEVDRIMLTDAPLLYPPGQLSLASLHRANEVHGVLDFERYLNILLSRQHSAYSTSQLFESLKSIDTLVGKLNIPTAKDMRHIDRKLKSCWDPSSQDENKKREKRSKHKSKRTASEMQGARA; from the exons ATGGCGGACTTCCAGACCTCTACCCATCGGTCGAGGTGGATCTTTTCACCTCAGGAATTG TTGGAGAAGCGTGAGGCTGCTAACCAAAGAGCCACTAAGTCGCTCGAACAG TTTGGAGTGACACGGTTGGAAGTTCATCTTGATGGGTCAGTCTCATATGCTGAACCTATACTTGACCAGAAAGATAATG CTGAGCGCTCACTTCCCAAGCCTCTTAACTGTGAAGAGGAACAACATATGCGTATTTTCTATGAGCaaaaaatccaagaagtttgtctAGCATTCAAATTTCCACACAAGATTCag GCAACAGCAATTATGTACTTTAAAAGATTCTATTTGCAGTGGTCTGTAATGGAGCATCACCCAAAACATATAAT GCTAACTTGCATATATGCTTCCTGCAAAGTAGAAGAAAATCATGTATCAGCTGAGGAACTTGGGAAAGGAATTCAACAGGATCATCAGATTATTCTCAATAATGAGATGGTTGTTTATCAG AGTCTTGGTTTTGATTTAATTGTATATGCTCCGTATCGGTCAGTTGAAGGTTTCATTGAGGACATGCAG GAGTTTTGTCATGCAAGGGATGAAGAGCAGGAGAAGTTCAAG AACTTCCTGCAAACTGCTAATGCAGAGGTAGACCGGATAATGCTGACTGATGCACCTCTTCTCTATCCTCCTGGGCAG TTGTCACTGGCTTCCTTGCATAGGGCAAATGAGGTGCACGGAGTCCTCGATTTTGAAAG ATATTTGAATATCCTACTATCTCGACAGCACTCTGCGTACTCTACTTCTCAGCTATTTGAATCTTTGAAGTCCATTGATACATTG GTAGGTAAACTTAACATACCGACAGCGAAGGACATGAGGCACATTGATCGGAAACTGAAAAGCTGCTGGGATCCAAGCTCTCAAGACGA AAACAAGAAGCGTGAGAAAAGATCGAAGCACAAATCAAAAAGAACAGCAAGCGAGATGCAAGGAGCACGTGCATAA